From the genome of Hymenobacter cellulosilyticus, one region includes:
- a CDS encoding 3-oxoacyl-ACP synthase III family protein, which yields MRQSEIAGVGHYVPSRVVTNADITELMETTDEWIQERTGIRERRWFEEGKDTTANMGANAARKALEMAGLQPDDVQMIVFATLSPDYFFPGSGVLLQRELGIKDPIPAFDVRNQCSGFVYALSMADQFVKTGMYDTVLVVGSEIHSSGLDISTRGRAVSVIFGDGAGAVVLRPSTREGHGILSTHLHSQGEHAEELIVKEPGSNRNNRVQYVVENELDMYPYMNGQNVFKHAVVRFPQVIKEALDQNGMQPADIDMLIPHQANLRITQFVQQKMGLSDDKIYSNIQRYGNTTAASVPIALSEAVAEGKIKRGDLVCLAAFGSGFTWASALIKW from the coding sequence CTGCGTCAATCCGAAATTGCCGGCGTCGGCCACTACGTTCCTTCCCGCGTCGTCACCAATGCCGACATCACCGAACTCATGGAAACCACCGACGAGTGGATTCAGGAGCGCACCGGCATCCGGGAGCGGCGCTGGTTTGAAGAAGGCAAAGACACCACTGCCAACATGGGCGCCAACGCGGCCCGTAAGGCCCTGGAAATGGCCGGCCTGCAGCCCGACGACGTGCAGATGATTGTGTTTGCCACCCTCTCGCCCGACTATTTCTTCCCGGGCTCGGGCGTGCTGCTGCAGCGCGAACTAGGCATTAAGGACCCCATTCCAGCCTTCGATGTGCGCAACCAGTGTTCGGGCTTCGTGTATGCGCTAAGCATGGCCGACCAGTTTGTGAAAACCGGCATGTACGACACCGTGCTGGTGGTAGGCTCCGAAATTCACTCCTCGGGCCTCGATATCAGTACCCGCGGCCGGGCCGTGTCGGTTATTTTCGGGGATGGCGCCGGCGCCGTGGTGCTGCGCCCCAGCACCCGCGAAGGTCACGGCATTCTGAGCACTCATCTGCACTCCCAGGGTGAGCACGCCGAGGAGCTGATTGTGAAAGAGCCCGGCTCGAACCGCAACAACCGGGTGCAGTACGTGGTGGAGAATGAGCTGGACATGTACCCCTACATGAACGGTCAGAACGTGTTCAAGCACGCCGTGGTCCGCTTCCCGCAGGTAATTAAGGAAGCTCTGGATCAGAACGGCATGCAGCCCGCCGACATCGACATGCTGATTCCCCACCAGGCCAACCTGCGCATCACCCAGTTTGTGCAGCAGAAAATGGGTCTGTCGGACGACAAGATTTACAGCAACATTCAGCGCTACGGCAACACCACGGCGGCTTCGGTGCCCATTGCTTTGAGCGAAGCCGTAGCCGAGGGCAAAATCAAGCGCGGCGACCTGGTATGCTTGGCCGCCTTTGGCTCGGGCTTCACCTGGGCTTCGGCGCTGATTAAGTGGTAG
- a CDS encoding glycosyltransferase: MQPTTFLLASVLKPLDDTRMYGKYGRTLVGRAAETHTVHIAGRWAPTPANAPAGLQFHSLLRGSRLSWQRLAAQLRYWRLLGRLQPDVVVVHAPELLPLTLLWQRLRPGQRQFLYDVRENYALNIRTQQVYPSWLRDWLAALVRRLETAAASRAAGIILAERSYADELPFATQPRTVVLENKFEPQPGQAIPTQARLLPQPGQELRLLYSGTISELNGVFEAIEFTQRLRQLWPAAHLTIIGFCQRPEQLQQLRQVIAGAAGAVTLIGGDTLVPHAQIVAEIGRSHLGLLPYRRHESTWRCVPTKLFEYLANGLPVLIPDNPYWTEVVARHQAGVVVDFTETNLPTRVVEALTTSSFYPHGLPAEAFWQAEATKLWRLLDTIR, translated from the coding sequence ATGCAGCCCACCACGTTTCTTCTGGCTTCCGTTCTAAAACCCCTGGACGACACGCGCATGTACGGCAAGTATGGCCGCACACTCGTGGGGCGGGCCGCCGAAACGCACACGGTGCACATTGCCGGCCGCTGGGCCCCTACTCCTGCCAATGCTCCGGCTGGGCTGCAGTTTCACTCGCTGCTGCGCGGCAGCCGGCTAAGCTGGCAACGGCTGGCCGCCCAGCTCCGCTACTGGCGCCTGCTAGGCCGCCTGCAGCCCGACGTGGTGGTGGTACACGCTCCGGAACTGTTGCCGCTCACGCTGCTTTGGCAGCGGCTGCGCCCCGGGCAGCGGCAGTTTCTCTACGACGTGCGGGAAAACTACGCCCTGAATATTCGTACCCAGCAGGTTTACCCCAGTTGGCTGCGAGACTGGCTGGCCGCCCTGGTGCGCCGGCTCGAAACGGCCGCGGCGTCTCGGGCGGCGGGCATTATACTGGCCGAACGCAGCTACGCCGACGAGCTGCCTTTTGCCACGCAGCCGCGCACGGTGGTGCTGGAAAACAAGTTTGAGCCCCAACCCGGGCAAGCAATTCCCACCCAGGCCCGGCTTCTTCCTCAACCAGGGCAAGAGCTCCGGCTGTTGTATTCGGGTACGATTTCCGAGCTCAACGGAGTGTTCGAGGCCATCGAATTTACCCAGCGCCTGCGGCAGCTCTGGCCCGCGGCCCACCTCACAATTATCGGGTTTTGTCAGCGCCCCGAGCAGCTACAGCAGCTGCGCCAGGTCATTGCGGGCGCGGCCGGTGCCGTTACCCTAATCGGGGGCGACACGCTGGTGCCGCACGCGCAGATTGTGGCCGAAATCGGGCGCAGCCACCTGGGCCTGCTGCCCTACCGACGCCACGAAAGCACCTGGCGCTGCGTGCCCACCAAGCTCTTCGAGTATCTGGCCAACGGCCTGCCCGTGCTGATTCCGGACAATCCGTACTGGACGGAAGTCGTGGCCCGGCACCAGGCAGGAGTGGTAGTAGATTTTACGGAAACGAATCTACCCACCCGCGTTGTTGAGGCCCTCACAACGTCTTCTTTCTACCCGCACGGCCTTCCTGCCGAGGCCTTTTGGCAGGCCGAAGCGACAAAATTATGGCGGCTGCTGGATACTATCCGGTAA